GCATCGGGTCACGGGGCGCGTCGACGTCGGCCAGGGCGGCCTTGAGGTCGACCAGGGGCAGCACCGCCTCGCGCTCGGCGAGGTCCTGGCGCACGCCGGCGACGATGTCGTCGAGCACCGACATTGCGGCTCCGTTCGAGGCGTGGGGAGGGACACCCGAGTCTGTCACGTGAGGCGAAGCGGGCCCGGCGGCGGGTACGGTCGCCGCACGCACCACAGGAGCACCCCAGGATCGTCCGCAGATCGCCAGGGGCCCGTCCACGAAGGAGACCCATGAGCTACGACCAGCCTCCCCCGCCTCCGCCGCCGGGCTACGGCGCCGCGCCCCAGCCCCCGTACGGCGGACCGCCGCCGGGCACCTCGCAGAAGGCGGTCTGGTCGCTGGTGACGGGCATCTTGAGCCTGTTCTGCTGCGGGCTCGTGCTCGGCATCGTGGCCATCGTCCTGAGCCGGTCGGCGAAGGCGGAGATCGCGAGCACCGGCAAGGGCGGTGGCGGCATGGCCCAGGCCGGCCTGGTCACCGGGATCGTCGGCGTCATCTTCTTCATCGTCCAGATCATCCTGATCTCGACCGGCGCGTTCGAGTTCAGCTTCGAGGCCGGCTGAGCCGGACCGCTCGCGCCGCCTCAGGGCGCCAGCCAGGGCGCGGCCGGGGTGTTGCGCAGCAGCCCGAACACCCCGGCCGCCGCCAGCAGGGCGTAGCCGCCCACGACGACGACGCGGCGCGGCAGCCGCCGCGACCGGCCCCGCCAGCGGTCGCTCGCCCACACCGCCAGGGCCAGCACCGCGAACGGCATCAGGACCACGACGAGCAGGTTGCTGCTCGCGGCGGAGACGACCTCACCGTGGGTCAGGTCGTTGACCGCACGCAGGCCACCGCAGCCGGGGCACCAGAAGCCCATGGCCGCACTGGGGCACAGGCCCCACGAGCCGTCGACGTGCGGGTCGCGCAGGTGCAGCGCGAGGGTGGCGATGCCCAGGCCGCCGATCGTGAGCAGCGGGGCGCGCACCCGGTCCCACCGGCTCGGGGCCGGTGCCGGGGCGAGCAGGGCGCTCATGGGCGTGGGCCTCAGTGGCCCTCGTGCAGACCCATCTTGGCCATCACGAGGAAGACGACGCCGCCGGCGAGGGTGATCACCACGCCCGCCCAGAAGACCGGCATGCTGATCGGGTCGAAGATCAGCCCGACGCTGCCCACCACGAAGCCCAGGAGGCCCACGACCACTGCGCTCCACGCGGCGGGGGTGTTGCCGTGGCTGTTCGACATGCGGGGCTCCTCTGTGGCACGGGTGGATCGGGGTTCGTCGGTGCTGCGGGCGACGTCGTCGGCGCTGCTGGCGACAGTCTAGGGGGACGTGCGGTCGGTCGGGTCGTGACCCTCGTCCATGGCCCTCCACAGGTCCAGAGGGCTCTCGGGGTCGCCGGTCACGGCCCGCTCCTCGCCCGTCGGTGAGTCGTAGCGGCGCCCCATCTCGGGCCAGGCGGGCACCTGCCACACCGCGAGCCCCGCGGCCAGGACCAGCACCACCCCACCTACCACGGCGGCGAGGTACCACCCCGTGACGCTCGCTCCCCCGGTCGCGCCGACCTCGGTCAGGGCGTCCTCGACGGTGCCCCGCAGGTCGCCCAGGGCCGCCGCGGCCGCGGCGAGCAGCCCCAGGGACGCCAGCAGCGCCAGGGCGGCTGCACTGCGTCGTACGACGCCGCGGGTGACGAGCAGGACGCCCCACGACGCCAGGGCGACCAGCGCCAGCGAGGTCACCAGCGGCATCGTCAGGGCGTCGCCCTGGGCGGTCCCGGCGGTGACCATGGCCGCGGCCTGGCCCTCCGCGTCGACCTCGACGGCCGCGCGGGTGCCGGCGACCGCGCAGGTGGTGCCGGCCGCCAGGGCCGCCAGCGTGGCGAGGCCGAAGCCGCGCCGGCCGCGGCGCTCAGCCACGGCCGAGCACCAGGTCGGCGTCGAAGCAGGTGCGGTCGCCGGTGTGGCAGGCGCCGTCGACCTGGTCGACCTTGACGAGCAGCGTGTCCCCGTCGCAGTCGAGGCGGACCTCGACGACGTGCTGGGTGTGGCCGGACGTCTCGCCCTTGACCCAGTACTCCTGCCGGCTGCGCGACCAGTACGTCGCCCGGCGGGTGGTCAGCGTGAGCGCGAGCGCCCGGTCGTCCATCCACCCCAGCATCAGCACCTCACCGGTGTCGTGCTGCTGGACCACGGCCGGCACCAGCCCGTCGGCGGTGCGCTTGAGGCGGGCGGCCAGGGCCGGGTCGAGCTCCGGGGCGGCGTTCATGTCCCCATCATCCCCGCCCGCCCGGCCCGGACGTGCCACGGGGCACCGCGGCGGTCTCCCGCCGGGTGCCCCGTGACCGGTGCTGCTGTGCTGCTGCTGGCCCTCAGCCGATGGAGAAGCTGAGCGTCTTGGCCCGCTTCTTCACCAGGTCGTTGCCGAGGAAGGTCAGCTTCACCGAGTGGAAGCCCTTCGTCAGGCCCTTGACGACCAGCTTCTTCTTGCCGTTGTTGAGCGTCTTGAGGGCGTAGAGCTTCTTGCCCTCGGTGAGCTCGACCTGGCCCGTCACCGGGCTCTGGTTGTCGGCCAGCACGCGGACCTTGACCACGAGCTTCTTGCCCTTGACCTTCTTGGAGGTCTTGAGGGTCGGCTTCTCCAGCTCGACCGGCTCCGTGACCGGGACCGTGGAGACGGTCTCGACCAGGTCGGTGTAGCCCGCCCGCTTGTAGGTCATCCGAGCCGACAGCGTGGCTCCCAGGTCGGCCCGCGCCACCGCGTAGCTGGTACCGGTTCGTCCGGCCACCGGGGTGCCGTCACGCAGCCACTGGATGGCCACCGTGCTGTAGGCCGGGGACGTGGAGCCGACAGCCAGGCGCAGGGTCTCCCCCACCACCGGCTCACCGCTGATGGCCGAGGCCACTGCCTGGTCCATCGAGGTGTCTCCATCGGGAGTGACGAGCACCGGGTCGGACGTCGCGCTGGAGCTTGCGTAGCCGGGGGCGGAGGCCGTGACCCGGACGCTGAGCAGCTTGTCCACCTCGCCCTCCTTCACCGGGTACGTCGACGTGGTGGCCCCGCTGACCGGCGCTCCGTCCAGCAGCCACTGGTACTCGTAGGAGACCCCGGTCGAAGGCGCCCAGGAGCCCGGCAGTGCCGCCACCGTCGAACCGGGCCGGACCGTGCCCGTGACCGAGGGCTTCTCACTGTTGGTGAACACGCCCTTGGCGACCGGGTTGGTCGGGTCGGTCTCCATCGTGACCGGCTCGAAGCCGTCGCGACGCGCGGTCACCTCGACCGAGACGACCTTGCCCTCCTCGCCCGCCGTCAGCAGGTAGGTCCTCGACGTGGCGCCCGTGATGTCCGTGCCGTCGGCTAGCCACTGGTAGGTGAACGTGGGGGCATTGGTCCACTCCCCGTTCTCGGCGGTGAGGGTCCGCCCGACCTGGGCAGTGCCCGTCACCGTCGGCTCGGTCTTGTTCACGAGCTTCGTCGGGTCGGTGCCGTCCAGGGAGACCGGGGAGGTGCCCGACGACTGCTTGGAGGCCGAGGTGTAGCCGGCCAGCTGAGCCGTCACCTGGACGGTGATGACCTTCGCGACGTCCGCCTCGACCGGCTTGTAGGTCGACGACGTGGCGCCCGTGATGGGCTGGCCGTTGGCGAGCCAGGCGTAGGTGAACGAGGACGGCGTCGGAGACCAGGTCCCGGGGCTGGCCGTCAGGGTCTCCCCGACCTTGGCGGTGCCGCTGATGGACGGCGCCCTGGTGTTGCTCAGGGTGCCGTTCCCGACCCTGGCCGTGGGCGTAGAGGCAGCAGGCGGGTTGCTCGGTGCGCTGGTGGGTCGCACCTCGACCATCAGCGTCGAGCCGATGTCTGCGGGGACCGGCTGGTAGGCCGACGCGGTGGCGCCGTCGATCGGGACGAGCCCACGGAACCACTGGTACGTGTAGCTGCTCTGCTGCGCCCACACTCCCGAGTCGGTGGTCAAGGTCTCACCGACCACGGCCTTCCCGATGATGCGGGGAGCCGCACGGAGCTCGTCGGCCGGCGTCGTGTCGTCCGTGAGCTGGGTGGCCAGGGATGTCGGCGCCGTGACGGTCACTCCGTTCCGAGTCGCCGAGACCGTCACCCGGTACTGCGCGTTCGCCGGGCAGCTCATGCTGAACACCGTGCACGAGGTCGAGGCGCTCGGAATGGCGACGGTCCGACCATTCGCCGACGGGTTGCCCAGCCCGTCACTCCGATTGGTCTCGCGCGTGAGGGCGAGCCACTGAGGGTTGGGGGCACTGGTCGTGGGTGCCAGTCGAGACTCCCAGGCATAGGTGAAGCTGAGGCCCGCCTGAGGGGACCACGCACCCTCGTTCGCGGTGAGCGTCGACCCCCGGTCGTTGAGTCCGCTGATCCAGGGAGTCCGAGTGTTCTGCAGGACTCCCCCGTCGAGGGTGACATCGATGCCTGACACGTCGCTGGAGGCGACGACCACGTCGCGCGCGATGCGCGTACCGTCCTCCTGCTTGTCGCCGAAGTAGCTCCTCTCGGTGGCCGTCGGCCCCGTCTTTGCAAACACCCGATAGGTGCGAGACCGGAGCTGCAACGTGTAGGTACCGCCGGTCTGCGTGCTGGCACTGCGACGAGCGGGGGACGCGTTCGGGCCGATCGGATCGCTCGTCTGAGCCACGCCGTCGCGGATGTCGCCGACGTAGGTGTACTCGGCGCCGACGAAGGCGCCTACCACCGGGGTGCCCGCGATGTCGCTGACCAGGCCTCGGACCGTCTGGACCGACGGCAGCTGGTAGGTCTGGCCCGCGAGGTCCTGCTGGGCTCCGACGCTCACGTTCGGCGCCTGGTCGAGGCCGACCAGGCCCGGGAGGAATCCCTCCTCGGTGGTGGCGGAGTCGACGAACTTCAGTCGGTAGCTGCCCTGCGGGACACGCACGGTGAAGGCGCCGTTGGAGACCGTCGCCGAGCTGCCCGGCACCTGGAACCAGGAGGTGTGCGAGACCCCGCCCTGCTCGCCGAGCTCGGTCCAGGTGACCTCCTTCCACGCACTGACGGTGCCGGAGCCCGCGTAGGCGCTGCCCGTCGTCTCGGTCAGGGCGCCCCGGATGGTCGAGACCGTGGGGAGAGTCATGTTCCGACCGGTCAGCGCGGTGCTTGCCGGCACCGACAGGGTCGTGCCCTCGTCGGCGAAGATGGCCGAGGGGAAGTACCGGGTCGGGCGCTGGTCGGCAGCCGCGAACTCGAGCCTGAACTTGGTGTCGGCGGGGACGTCGAGCACGTACGTGCCGTCACCCAGCGTCTCGGTCTCGGCGATCCTCGTGTTCCAGTGGCCGCGGGCACCGTTGGCGC
This genomic window from Nocardioides marinus contains:
- a CDS encoding DUF4190 domain-containing protein, producing the protein MSYDQPPPPPPPGYGAAPQPPYGGPPPGTSQKAVWSLVTGILSLFCCGLVLGIVAIVLSRSAKAEIASTGKGGGGMAQAGLVTGIVGVIFFIVQIILISTGAFEFSFEAG
- a CDS encoding DUF2752 domain-containing protein, whose product is MSALLAPAPAPSRWDRVRAPLLTIGGLGIATLALHLRDPHVDGSWGLCPSAAMGFWCPGCGGLRAVNDLTHGEVVSAASSNLLVVVLMPFAVLALAVWASDRWRGRSRRLPRRVVVVGGYALLAAAGVFGLLRNTPAAPWLAP
- a CDS encoding HGxxPAAW family protein encodes the protein MSNSHGNTPAAWSAVVVGLLGFVVGSVGLIFDPISMPVFWAGVVITLAGGVVFLVMAKMGLHEGH
- a CDS encoding Trp biosynthesis-associated membrane protein — translated: MAERRGRRGFGLATLAALAAGTTCAVAGTRAAVEVDAEGQAAAMVTAGTAQGDALTMPLVTSLALVALASWGVLLVTRGVVRRSAAALALLASLGLLAAAAAALGDLRGTVEDALTEVGATGGASVTGWYLAAVVGGVVLVLAAGLAVWQVPAWPEMGRRYDSPTGEERAVTGDPESPLDLWRAMDEGHDPTDRTSP
- the hisI gene encoding phosphoribosyl-AMP cyclohydrolase is translated as MNAAPELDPALAARLKRTADGLVPAVVQQHDTGEVLMLGWMDDRALALTLTTRRATYWSRSRQEYWVKGETSGHTQHVVEVRLDCDGDTLLVKVDQVDGACHTGDRTCFDADLVLGRG